The region aatatgaaatcatCTGAAACCCTACAAACTAAAGATCTTGCAGTATATAGTCTAAATATTTCCATACACATTTACTTTATATGCAGTTTTATACTCTATAATCTCTTTTAACTTAATGACAAATTATGTATTTTAGGTTAGTTTATCAGAACTTCTAATTTATTATATGTGCATCAAAAATCCAGAGGTATTTAAAGGTTCTCTTCCTTATTTATGTAGCAAATTGCTTTTTACAGGAACCTTGCTTATCAAAACTGTACTGTTCTTTTGAATTGCTGATCAAATATCTGATAATGTTTTTCTGCTCAGCAATATTTCTATACTATGTTTTATGTTAATACTCCACTATAACTGGAGGGAAATTGTCAGATACTCTGTAGTGCCTATAAACATTTTGTTTGAGGCAAAAGAGAAAGGTATCTTTCTAGTTTTATTGTATTAGGTGTAGAATCTAATTGGAAATGCAGGGTGTTGATATCACTCTAAGAGGCACATGACAGGAAAGTGGCTGGTTTTCAGATTGTCTCAGTGTACAAGTATCAGTGAATTCAATTCCTGAAGTCATTTGGTGGCTATTTGCTCCAAATTCATCACAGGGGCTTCAAGGCCCCTGATTTTACTTATTAATCTCTACAATAAGGATGTTAGTGAAGATTATCCTTTAGTAGTTCCTACATTGTGCCAGAAATAGTGCAAAAATATTGGGGCATACAAAATCAGCTAACAGCTCCTTTCCTTGAAAATCTTAGCTGAAAATAGAGAACTAATATACAAAAAattctaatatattttattataaagaatacataaaatataactaATGATAGTTTATAGAGAGAAGCTATTTACTCTGGTTAAAGTCTTCAATAAATTTTCCAGAGTAGGTGACATTTAATGTATGTCTtgaaaaataaaggggaaaaggaCAAATAAATTCCATATGTCacattattttttcacatttctctGTCTTTGGATATGTTTTTATTTGGGTTATTCCTGGTCATCACAAAGCAGAACCATTAAGCCTTTTGAAACTTTGGTTGACATTCTAACTCTGCCAGTTAGAAGCTATATAAACCAGAGCAGGCTAACAAATAATGGTGATGAAATGTATTCACCTATAAAGTAGGAGAAGTATAACTCATTTCTTCTGATATTTTGAGGATTTGAGAGGATATGAGTAAAACTATCTAGCACAAATGTtgcttcccttttccctttaGGCATCACACTAACATTGAATGCAGGAACAAAGGGGCCAGGAAAAGAGCCTTCTACATATGAAGCTTTGTATTTTAAACTGGGAAAGAAAACTTTGCCCAGAAGACATTATTCTATATGTCATTGTACAAATCTAGGTTATATGCTCCTCATAAACCAGTTCATGGCTAAGTGACATTGGATTATCATGCTTCATCTGGGGATGAGGATAAGGATTtacccttttttaaaattgagaaatctCTACCAAGTACCTAAATAGGTAGGTATTCCATTATCCAGAAATGGGGAGGGAAAATGCTTTGGGATGGGCAACATGTAGAGTAATTAATTGGGGATAAAGGAAATGGGTTGATTGATGCTTCTAGATCCATAGGGAAATCTAGTATACTTGGAGGTGCTGGCTTTGAAAAGCATAAAGCAGTTCTTGGAGTGAGTACTTCTGTGGCTCTTGATTCAAATTCTGGCTTTGCCACTTACCTTTATGGGGCTCAGTTTCTTCACTGGTGAAATAGGTATAATAAAACTGAACATATCTTAAGGAGACATTAGGAGGTTTGTACTCCCAATGTACTTTGATAATGTACTTACAATTACCTGAGTATAGAAGACATTCAAATGTTAGCTGTGATCATAGCTGATTCTTAATTATCATCATATTTACCATTATTTACCtcagccaatattttatttttagtttctcattaattaacatatttattaaaagtgATCATggaccaaagaagatataccacAAATCAAGTATTATAATTATTAAGTCCTGTGCACCTGAGctccatttaaattttaaaagctgatgGTAAGAACTGATTAAATATGTTCAAGTGTTTTTGTCCTGGTGATCTCAATAAGCTCAAAGAAGTTTGAGAATATTAATGGACCAAGAAATGTTTAGTTTAGAGCATACAGAATTAGTGTAAAAGTTGTATTAAACTATTAATACAACTATTAATAGTTGTATAACAGAAGAGGTGATGGTTATTTGATGTGAGAACACAAGCAATGATGAGAAAAATGATCtaaaattttttgagaaaaaataaaaagagacttAACTATGGAATGTTAACTCTTTTTGGTTCTATCTGCAAAAATTACAGTCACAATTTTACCTTCAGATATTATCTATAGTACAATGAATTTGTTGCTAACCTTATTTCTTCCAAATTCTTAAGCTTCTCCTCTCAATCAATTATATCTAATTTAATtaccaataaaatagacaatatATGTCTGAACTAGTGATacctattctttttaatttttatcctcAGGTCACTTAAAAATCAGCTCTTCTGTCCCTATCAATGGGTGGACTAAATGACTCTATGGTCAATGAGTTTGTGTTATTGGCCCTTTCTTGCACTTGGGAGAAAAggctttttcttattttgatatGTTCTTTGCTCTACTTAGGGGTCATCTTgggaaacctttttattttgattttagtaATTTTTGATTCTCACTTACATTCTCCTATGTACTTCCTACTCGCCAACCTGTCCCTCATTGATGTGGGCCTTTCCTCTACCACAGTTCCCAAGATAATCACAGACCTCTTAAATGAAGACAAAATAATATCTTTCCAAAGCTGTATGACACAGATATGTTTCATCCACACCATAGGAGGAGTGGAGATGGTGTTACTTATAGCCATGGCATTTGACAGGTGCACAGCAATATGTAAGCCTCTTCACTACTTGAAAATCATGAACCCTAAAATATGTGTCTCATTTGTAATCACTGGCTGGGTAATTGGGGTGATCCATGCTATGtctcaatttttatttgttattaaatTGCCATTCTGTGGACCTAATGAAATAGACAGCTTTTATTGTGACTTTCCTAAGATCATAAAACTTGCATGCACAGATGGAGCCAAGCTTGAGTTTATTGTGACTGCCAACAGTGGCTTCATGAGCATGGGCACCTTCTTCCTGCTAATCCTTTCCTACTCCTTCATTTTGGTCACTGTCTGGAAACGCTCTTCAGGAGACTTGTCCAAGGCACTGGTCACTTTGTCGTCTCACATCActgtggtgtttttgttttttactccaTGCATGTTTCTCTATGTCTGGCCTTCTCCTCCACCATCACTTGATAAAAATCTGTTCATTGTTGACTTTGCTATTACCCCTGTGTTGAATCCTGCCATCTATACACTGAGGAACAAAGACATAAAGGTAGCAATAAAAAGCTTGCTCAAAAAGATACTTTCTTCCAGATTTTGTTGACCACAGCATTTTTTGAAGCTTGAAAACTGTATATATCCAGCTGGCCCGTCTCCACTTAGGCACCTCAGATTTATCATTCCCAGAATAGACTCATCATCTGCCATCTTATATCTGCTACTACTTTACCTGTGGAGTATAAGACCATTACCATCATgggaaatgtaaatatattatacTAAGAATTGATATCCTTACAGAGAACAGAGTGATCTGACAAGGAAAATTTTGAATTTGgggttatttttcaaataaaaagatataatgaTATTGCTTCTGTTATTCATGAGGTGTAAAAAAATAACCTGTAAATGTGTTGTGATTAACGTTAAGAATCACCACATTGAATTGCTATATATGTAGTTGCAAtgattttacttattatttaaaaGAGACAAAATCTGAATGCAAGTAGTTTATTTAGAAAGGTTTCCTAGAACACAATTGTTCAGAAGTGGGAACACGAAACAACAAAGAGAAGATGCCAATAAAGAACATATTAATTGGTATCCTACTACTATACACAAGTGGGGAGAAATCTTGCTGTGACCCTCTAAAAAACTGTATAGAGTCTATGACTTACAGTTGTCCCACCTGAGATGCAAGGAAGGTGTTTATTTCTGTACTAGTATAGCtctcatagggacttccctgtagctcaaacggtaaagaatccggatgcaatgcaggagaacagagttcgatccctgtgtcaggaagatcctctggagaagggaatggcaatccactccagtatttttgcctggagaatcccatggacatagaagcctggtggactacagtccacggagttgcaaagagtcagacatgactgagcaactaacacacacgtaGCTCTGAGGCATTAACTCCATGGCATTTCTAGGCTTCCCCACACAGTGGGTTGAACAATTTGATAGCCAGGAAAATGTCTTCAGGTAGAAAGTTTCTGGAACTCAtagtgttgcagaaaccagtaattgagaaaccaagcaccacactcagagagttgaagaactcaggtttattacaccAGCAGGCCCAGAGGAGCTAACACTCtaagctctgagccctgaacaaaggggttacagagtttttatagacagactatagAGGGCGACAATAGATGTTAATAGGCCGGTTTGAACTAAGGGGCTTCACGTGCGTgggaacagcagtcaagatggggatgcctgacctttacacggacaggcatgattaagcaggtttgcaggggctgggcaatagcaaagagcaggacaagggtgagtaagataagctccagttcctagtattgtaagcccccactttctgagactacatgGATCTCCAGattttgcaaggagcaagctgagttacagaggcagaatgaGCAGGATGTTAcgtaaaaatttaacttttcttcttCAATAATAGAGAACAATGTACATTCTTGGAAATATTAAGTGCAGAGGGACATGCATCAGGTGCTAAGAGCATCAGATGTCTTGCTTAGAGGCATTCACATCCCATGTAAGTTCACcccatcattaatttttttaactttttttttaattttaactttattttactttacaatactgtataggttttgccatacattgacatgaatccgccacgggtgtacatgagttcccaatcctgaacccccctcccacctcccaccccacatcatctccctggatcatccccgtgcaccagccccaagcatcctgtatcctgtattgaacatagactggcgattcattccttacatgatagtatacatgtttcagtgccattctcccaaatcatcccaccttctccctctccctcagagtccaaaagtccattctatacatctgtgtctcttttgctgtctcgcatacagggttatcattaccatctttctaaattccgtatatatgtgttagtatactgtattggtgtttttctttctggcttacttcactctgtataatcggttccagtttcatccatctcattagaactaattcaaatgtattctttttagtggctgagtaatactccattgtgtatatgtaccacagctttcttatccattcatctgctgattgacatctaggttgtttccatgtcctgactattataaacacaAGAGTGTAAATGGAACAAGTGTTCATTTGTCTGTCATTGCACATGCACCTAGGATGATAttcatcatctttttaaaatttatttttactgaagcatagttgatttacaatattatatatcacTTTCAGTGTATAGCATAGTGCTTCAGTATTTATGCAGATTACACTctattataggctattacaagatataatggctataattccttGTTCTGTACAGTATATTCTtatggtttatctattttatacaaagtAGTTTGTATCTGGTATCCATCAGCTTCCTCCTCCACAACCATTTCTAGATCATCCTTACATTTATCCATCACTTTTGCTAATCCAGATTACTTGCCCAGATACATACCTTCCTACTTGAGCAGTGTAAGTCCAAGCCCATAATCTTCTCAGACTGTAAGTTCTACAGCTGCTCATTTAAATTTATCATCCATTACTGTTGATGCAAGTGTAGCAGCAACTATATTTATTCATGATAATTAAGGTTAATTATCCCTAGAGTGATAGAAACTTGTTTCATTGTCTGATGATCTACTGACACAAGAAAATCAAAATGACCAGAGAGCTACCAAAATTTCAGGTTTATTGGAATGCTTACTCTATCCTCAGAAGGAGCATTTTCCCAACCCTGTAGAGTTCAAAGTTGTAGGTTCAGAAAGCTCAAGTTCTCCAGTGAAGTGATGGTGAATAAAGCTACTTACTATCTACCCTTGGCTCCCACACCTATGCATTCTGGGGCACAATACTTTATACTAATGGTTCAAAGTTAAAGCGCAGAGTGCCATTTCCAAACTGGGACTAACTTGCATTTTAACCTATACCTTTAAAAAGCTATCCCCACATTCTAAGAGCTGACAGCTTCTGTTCACTGAATCACCAGTGGATCACTTGATTGTgtgcttgttttttctttctttcttgtcaaCATATTCCTTTGTCCtaagcaatgttgtgaaggacatTAAGCATCCTATGTGTTTTTGGATCACCTAATGgccaaggtccatctaatcaaggctatggtttttctagtggtcatgtatggatgtgaaagttggactgtgaagaaagctgaacgccaaagaattgatgcttttgaactgtggtgttggagaagactcctgtgagtcccttggactgtaaggagatccaaccagtccattataaaggagatcagtcctgggttttctttggaaggactgatgctgaagctgaaactccaatactttggccacctgatgcaaagagttgactcattagaaaacactctgatgctggagggattgggggcaggaggagaaggggacgacagaggatgagatggctggatggcatcaccaactcgatggacatgagtttgggtgaactccgggagttggtgatggacagggagccctggcatgctgcgattcatggggtcacaaagagtcggacacgactgagtgactgaaccgaatgGCCAAGGTATTGCTGTAAGAGTAGTCAAAGTGATACCtggaaaatatatgtatacaagaAAAACAATTTGTTGTTCTTCCAACATGGAAGGAATCCAATGTAAATAACTTGCCATTAAGTTGCTGATAAAATGACTGAATAGATGGAACCATATCAAGCATTGAGCACTCATCCATGTGTGCTTCTGAAAGGTCAAACTTTTAAGGGTGGTGATAGCTAGAATTGCCTTTATGAGAAGTAACTATGCTGAAAGAACTCATAGAAAGACTTCATCCTTGCCTTTTAAAAGTTCTTCATTCGTGGGCCATTATGTAAGCACTGGAGTGCCTAATcgattatgccatccagccatctcatcctctgtcgccccctttaccttctgcccccaatccttcccagcatcagagtcttttccagtgagtcaactttttgcatcaggtggccaaagtattggcgtttcagcttcaacatcagtccttacaatgagcacgcaggactgatctcgtttagaatggactggttggatctccttgcagtccagggactctcaagagtcttctccaacaccacagttcaaaagcatcaattcctcagcgctcagctttcttcacagtccaactctcacatccatacatgatcactggaaaaccatagccttgactagacggaccttagtcggcaaagtaatgtctctgcttttcaatatgctatctaggatggtcataactgttcttccaaggagtaagcatcttttaatttcattgctgcagtcaccatctgcagtgatttgggagcacaaaaaaataaagtctgacattgtttccactgtttccccatctatttcccatgaagtgatgggaccagatgtcatgatcttcgttttctgaatgttgagctttaagccaactttttcactctcctctttcactttcatcaagctttttagttcctcttcactttctgccataagagtggtgtcatctgcatatctgaggttattgatatttctcccggaaatcttgattccagcttgtgcttcttccagcccagcgtttctcatgatgtactctgcatagaagttaaataagcagggtgacaatatacagccttgacgtactctactccttttcctacttggaaccagtctgttgttccatgtccagttctaactgttgcttcctgacctgcatgtaggtttctcaagaggcaggtcaggtggtctggtattcccatctcttgaagaattttccatagtttattatgatccacacagtcaaaggctttgacatagtcaataaagcagaaatagatgtttttctagaactctcttttttgatgatccagtggatgttggcaatttgatctctggttcctctgcctttttgaaatccagcttgaacttctggaagttcacggttcatgtattactagTGCCAAAAATCATAATAACACTCTACCTCTAATATCACATATATGCATACTTCATTCCCTCCATAAAtctgtgttctttttcattttcttggccctctttctcctctgttgctctccttccattttcttttcatttttattgcaaaCATGTGgccaatttagaaaaatataaaatatattcaaaattttaatattaaaatgacaTTCAGTATCCAAAGTTATCAAGATATGTTATTGTATATGTGAACATATTTTTGCAATGTGAACATATTTTTGCAATATAAACATATCAACAGCACATCACAAAAAACACTCATTTGTAATCAGTTTTTGTCACAATAATTTAGTGGACATGACAACAAAACTATATTTGCATCTATGATAATGGCCATATTTATTTTGGTACCAGTCTTATCAACTTCCCCTTTCTGTATACCTTTTCATAACTTATCTCTTTTAATATacttctattttttctctttagattGGATAATGAATGGATTCAAATATGTCTTATAGATAGACATCTATAATCATTCTGTTTATATGAAGTGATGATAGATACTCTCCTGTATTTAAAAGTTGTTGGTAGCAATTTCACTTACCTGCAAACAGCATTTTAGCAGAACAAAGCTTCAAATACTTGAAGACAAGCTGTCATGACCTTTATGGTCT is a window of Ovis canadensis isolate MfBH-ARS-UI-01 breed Bighorn chromosome 7, ARS-UI_OviCan_v2, whole genome shotgun sequence DNA encoding:
- the LOC138444137 gene encoding olfactory receptor 4F15-like; amino-acid sequence: MGGLNDSMVNEFVLLALSCTWEKRLFLILICSLLYLGVILGNLFILILVIFDSHLHSPMYFLLANLSLIDVGLSSTTVPKIITDLLNEDKIISFQSCMTQICFIHTIGGVEMVLLIAMAFDRCTAICKPLHYLKIMNPKICVSFVITGWVIGVIHAMSQFLFVIKLPFCGPNEIDSFYCDFPKIIKLACTDGAKLEFIVTANSGFMSMGTFFLLILSYSFILVTVWKRSSGDLSKALVTLSSHITVVFLFFTPCMFLYVWPSPPPSLDKNLFIVDFAITPVLNPAIYTLRNKDIKVAIKSLLKKILSSRFC